The nucleotide window GTGACCAAAAGCAATTATCAGATGATCACTACGTACACTACACCGGTATGATCTTCTAGTAACCTTACATTTTCTTGGTCTAGTCACAGGTGCGCTATATGCATGTCTAGTTGCTTCTTTTAAAAAGGTACAAAGCACAATTAAGGGATCCTTTTCATAAGATTAAGCTCTAAACTATTAGCGAGAAAGAATCTCATAACTACAACAATAGTTAAACTCTTGAGAAGGTGCTAATATATAGTGTGAGTATGTGATCCAAATGTAAAAGTTTATCAGTTAAGTGGTTCCCTCTCTAAAAAACTGACAAATTTATATAGTTTTCtttcttaaaagaaaaaaatgtcattaataattccatcgttcattcatacaTTCGTTGTAAAGAATCTTacatttgactattttttaataatatattttctatatatttgcTCGTAGTCGTAGATGCCATCTTTACCTAGAAACCTGTTATAACGGGTTACCaatgaaaaagaaaacataGACTACACTTCCTCACCACCCCCACCACCTTAGCCCAACTAATGGATGAATAAAAGGTGGAAttatataatgaaaaaaatgacaaattctAATGTTACGAAATGAACTAATGAGCTTTTGGATATCTTTATCTTTAATAAGAAACAGCATGAATGAAGGACTAATAAATTGTCGTTTGAGGATCTTGGTGGTGTTTGTTTTATCCCTTCAGTGGAAATATTTTGGATACCAAGTTCTCAACAGCATGAAGGTTTTCCATTTCTAATAGCTAAAACCTCAATGATTAATACTATCAACTTATCAAGTATCATCCCACCTAAATCCAAATGTTGTATGCAAATTTAGAATTGCTTCATGAATCATGCTTAGCTCAATTGAAGTTAAAAAGTACTAGCGGCCAACATGGCCTGACAGACCCATTTATGTGTGGCTTATGTTGTCGTTTCATGGGCTCAATTAATAAATGGGCTGTGTTGTGTCAAGTGTCAACCCAATCAGTTAAGtgaaatgggtcaaaaatttgaaaatttgaaatgtataagacaatttatcaaaaaaaataaacaaaatagtataaatttcaacttaattccaaaagtaagcgtgaaaattctAAATCTGTGGTTTGAggctgttcgcaattagtaactgcgaacagctatttgacctgtttttgtggagtatactaactgcgaacagccccaaaccacaggtttagaattttcacgcttacttttaaaattaagttgaaacttatactattttattcattttttttgataaatagtcttatacattttaaattttccaaaaatttaaACTCAAGTTAATAAATTTCGGGTCAGATTAATGTGTTTTTATCGGTCTGCCAAAACTAGTAAATGAACTAGTTATTTATTACACAAATTATTACAAGGAgctatcttttaaatattattaggaGTTAGGTTAGGCAAAAGTTGACAAAACTAATTGTGTATGGTTTCTTAACATTGCATCAGAAGCTAACGTGACAAGAGATTATAAATTTGAATCTCATTCACCTCTTATTTAAAATGGAAATATTTAGTGTCATGAGAAAACATGCATTGCATCTATACTACTAATCATTGAACTGTATCAAAACTTATTAAGAGACTTAAACTTGATCCAATCTAAATGTCTTAATTGAAGTTTGacataaatttaacaaaaatgaaaactacataattattgtatgagacgaTCTTACTGTAAGATACGTCTCATACATAAGTTAAATATTCCAATAAAAACTAATGGCAAGAGTATAAGCTTTTTAGCTTGAGGTCGTCTTATTGAGAGATAGTCTCTCATAAAAATAGCTGAAATAACTATAGTGCGTTCGAATTATAAATTTAACTCTCCTCGATGAGGAtgactttattattattattattattattattattattattattattattattattattactactactagACTactattatcatcatcatcatcctagtCATCTATTTTTTTCActgattgaaaaataaataaaatacaaataaattttaGAATTAGCAAATGACatctaaaattttttgtattttaacaaAATCAGGAATCAAGAGTTTACAGGGAAACTATAAGTTGTCCTTTTTACACCTTTCTAAGGACATGATCAAGGATAAAGGTAGTTGGAAACGCCTTATTTATGTCTTAAACTAGTGATACTTTCTTGCTTACCTTTTGATGTTCTTATTCTTAGCCTTTGATTTATCATCCTTTTACtcgtttttattttatttatataattttatcaatttttaattttaggatTAAGGGCCAAGCTTGTTTGGTAAGATGCGAGCTTGCGGTTCGAACTTCACTCAATCGTTTTCATGCATGAACCTTTCTTTCTAAGGTTCTTTCTAGAGCCGAGAGACTTTTTGGTCACATCCTTCTTTATGGTATGAGTTGCAACCTTCcttccctccctagaccctAATCATAATTTTCTATAAGCGAGATGCactggatgatgatgataacaAAAACTAATACATACCACAAATTGTTGTATTAGACGGTCTGGTCATGAGATATTCCATACACCACATACACAGGCTAAATAACTcaactaatacaaaataaaattaaatcaaaatacgAGTTCCTTATTAAAGATCATCTTACTAGGAGATGGTCTGAGTAGCTACAAATATCTGCTAGCAATcaataataatcttaatttcatactaataattaacatatttaTACTTCCTAGTTCCTTTGTTCTAAATTACTTGCAATATATAGAAATATtgcactattcattcatcaccctcaatttgtatttgtttttattctataagttaaaatatagtcaagtaggatcttatttgatttgtctcaatgtaaagattattaatattaaatttttataatttttattatacataattaaaaatattaaagattaattagTGTATATGGCTGCATGAAAAGTTAAAACTTAGAAgtattttaaaactaaaaagaaaTTTCATTGACTTTATTATATTGGttgatataaaattaatattttttttagaataaatTTCTAcataaaaaagagaaagaaaattaaGTCTTCCAATTATTATGGACAATCAAACCCCTATGCTAacacttaaaaagaaaaaactattAACCATCAAACTAATACATGATTTCACTGAAATTACTCTTTAATTTGGAGGATTTGATATGCCTAATGGTAATATTGGTATTTGGTAACAATGATTTATACGTAAAAGAGACACACTCACCCACGTTAAAcggttaaagttgaaaattagGCTTAGGTGGGCCAaagcaatgaaagatgaagattaGTTTCATATCCATTTCTCTTTTGCTTCAATCCAGGACAATGTCACATGCAACCACAATTTGCAACGGTAATCTTtttttatctaattcaaattagACTTCCATTTCTTTCCCCACTTGAAAACCCTCAAATATATCAATGCTTATGCCTTTGCACACTCATCGCTCATCATTACATCCTCTTGGGTTGTTTCTTAAAAGTTCTAATCATCACTATTCACTAATTATTAATTTGGCCCCAAAATTTTTTAACACTGACATGTTAGATTCGAATTTTTAAGTTCTGTATTTTAGGTCGgtttaaatcaaatttataaattgattttaaaGTCGGGTTTAGTTATTATGTTAGATAAATGTCAATTTGTTGGATCTGTTCTGAATATGTCTACATTTAAATATTCTTTTAGAATGAGTTTTGTCATATCAGTGTAGGTAACTTTTAGTAGTTTAATAAAgctagaaatttttttttaataaatagttTAAAACTCTAGcaatcaaaaacttaatttttaaaaatttatctaACATATAATTCATATGTgtgaaagaaataaattaaagacataaataagaaaaatgtaataataagtgAGATTAAATTTGCTTCATAAAATTTGGTAGAATTGATGTTATAAAATGCGTAATTTTTATCACTTATGTCTTGAACtattcttaattaaaagttataagaatttgatataatgaaaatgtgcaattaaataattcaaataaaatttcacttgactatatttttttttacacattagctgcaatatataaaataagtttaaaagataaataatactaCTATGTTTAatatagcgagtatttcagaatttACGAAGTATTAGAAAGCAATATTGAACcacatttaaattttaatccaAGTTTTAGTGTAAGTTGTTGTGAACAAACACAAACAAAGACACTTTTCCCTCCTTAGGGAATGCAGAATGCAGTAGGCATGGTTGCCTTTTAGCTTGACCCACTTTTCCCACAACCAACAAGTCCCTACCTTATGTCCCTCCTCCTTTTTCtttgaattcaaatttaaaaatccaTTCTTTTTCTACCAATTAAactaaacaaatcaaaaaatcccAGAAAAACAGTAAtagtaattttcaattctagcatGGGTGAAACAACTTGTGTCATGAATCCTTTCTCTTACTCAACAACATCACACTTCCCTAATGAGGTTGGAAAtctttatcaatcatttttgggtttagattttataaattgtttaTCTTATGGATTCAATTTCATGATTTACAGgaaaacacaataatgtatgaACTTGGAGAATCAATTTCGTTTGGTAGATTTGTTTGTGAAGATTTGGAATGGGAAAAATGGTCATCTTTTAATAGTAGTAATAGTAACAGGAATCGTTATGTTGCAGAGGCTGAAAAATACTCTAAACCTGGTTCTGTTGCTCAGAAGAAGGCTTATTTTGAAGCTCATTTCAAAAGAATGGCTGCTCTTAAGGCTGCTGCTTTACTTGAACAGGCAAATAATTCTGCGCCTTTTGGAAGTTCTGATAGTACGCAGATTTTGAATTTGAGTTCTAGCTTGAATGTGCAGATTCCTGCTGCTCATTATCAACATTCTGatgaaattgtgaaaaaaggagataataGTGTAACAGGGAGATTTGTTGTTCATCAAAATGAGCTTTATTTGAATGTTTCTGATGATGAATTTGATCGGAATGTTAATAACCAGAAAGAGATGGCTTCAATACCGCCGCCGCTACCACCGCCGCCACCACATGATCATAGCAAGAAAGAAAATGCTTCAATACTGCAGCCGCTACCACCGCCGCCACCACATGAtcacaaaaagaaagaaaaggctTCATTGCCGCCGCCTCTACCTCCGCCGCCACCACTTGAGCATATTATGAAAGATTTAGTACCGCCTCCACCTCCGCCGCCACCACTTGAGCATATTAAGAAAGATTTAGTACCGCCTCCACCTCCGCCGCCACCACTTGATCATATTAAGAAAGATGTAGAACCGTCTCTTCCGCCGCCGCCGTCGCCACCGGTGCTGCCACATGATCATCATAAGAAAGAAGTAGATGCAACGATGCCTTCACCACCACCGCCTCGGAAGCAAAATTTATCTCAAAAAATTGAGATTATAAAGAATCAAAATGTTTGTGCAAGAAAAGAGGAATCAAGTGAGATAAAACCTCTTTTACAGGtgaatttcattatttttataaacaaaatcaacaattcTTCatccattaattaatatttatgaaTTCAACAATTCTTCATCCACTAATTGTAATTCATTTCACGAATATAACCCTAATATGATTAGTATTTTgttgttgaaggagaagaaATTTGTAAAAGAAGAAGCATCAGCAGAAATTGCAGCAGTAAAGAAGAATCCACCATTATCATCTTACATATCATCAACAATTATTGATGGTAGAGGCAAAGACAATGCATCTTTATTTGCACCATCTCCTGCTAGATCTTCTACAAGTAATACTAATATTCATCCTGGTAAAGAAAACTTTGCAACTCCAATTAAAAGCAAGTCTCCAATCAACTATGATTCACACAAAAAGAAAACTCCTCTAAGGATGTCAATCAATAGAGAGTTTAACAGGATATTATCACCTGTTATTAAGAAGCTTGGAAGTTCTTCCAAGACTTCCACTCCCTCCAAATCTCCTTCTAAggttattaaatttttgttttttattctattatCATAATTTggtgttatattttattttatttgtattaattaggtTATTTCATCTTTAAATCTAATTGTAGGGTTCTATGAATAATATACCACAACATCAACCCATGACTCCGGATTTGTCCAAAAGAGGGTATGTTCTTTTTTTCTCAATTTGCACGAGTTTTGAACTAGTTGATCATAaaattgacaatgtttattattTATCGATCTGCACGGATTTTAATCTAGTTGATCGATAGATTAAGAtggatttaaaatttattgATCGATTAACAAGGGTTTAGTTGAatgattaatattaaaataatttcaacAATGTTCATTACGTTTGCTTATCATTTGCATGAAAAGTGTCACAatgtttaattttctttttagtgCACCAACTTCCCCAAGTACTAGTAGGAGTAAGATCAGTTCACCCATAATTCCCAATTCATTTTGCCTGACTGGAGATAGAACTGCAAGAAGAAAACAGGTAATTCTGTCAAGTAATTTGCGCATTTgatcattattaattgttttttttatgtgttaaTAAGGTTGATCTGAATATTAATGTTTGCAGAAGCTAGAAGAGAAATTCAATGCTGTCACAGCTACAGAAAAGGCACCTCAGTCATCAAAATTTAAGGTTACTAGTTCAATGATTTTCTTTGGATACAGTATCTTAtttcactttttttatttgagattaCGCTAAAGAATCCCTATATACAAGGAAAGAAGGGATCAATCATTCCTGTAGATGGCCAGAAATAATGAGAGTAAATATATGTCACAACTGTAAAAACGGATAAGTTTCAATTAATAGACTTACTCATAATTTTAAAGTTAACTATTATTGAGATCAAATATGGTTGAAAAATTGAACTCTCtacaaaatcaataaataatgattatGTTTACTAATGACTAATGAGGGTAGTAGTTGAATCGTAAAGCAAAAGTCAATAAATCAGGTAGATTAATGTCCAAAAATACCTTTTTTGAATATGTATTGTATAAGGATGTTCTATCATAGAAGTATTAGTGAGTTTAGGTAATTAGGTAGATTGGTCAATTCTattgtagacatggataagattGCAAGGAATGCATATGAATCATTTTTGCTTTTAAATATAAGTATGTAAATGAATTGGTTAAATTACGTGGATTCTTATTTACGTGAAATTACATACAAATTTTGCTACAAAGGATAAATCGAAAAAtatctttgttagttttattattaataagggTAAGATTGTGTATATCTTACCCTCTTAACCATATCTTAGGCGAAAGCCATTTAATGACATTGGAGTAATGaaatttacggtttttaatCTTCGTGAAGTTGCGGTTACTATTTGTTGCGCATTGGTTCCTAACTTCctatcacatttcttaatctttATGTTTCAGGAAAAAGCGGAAGCTGAACTTAGCAAATTCCGGCAAAGCTTTTGCTTCAAAGCAATATCTTCACCGGATTATTACGGAGATAATGGAACATTCAGAAGCCCTAAGCACAAGGTTTGTCTCCTACAATCCTCATAGCTATTATATCTATTCGATATCTTGTCATGTCTTGTGTGTTTAATTTGAGTAAATCTATAACTTCCTATACCAAACACATAACGGCCCACTCGATaatctatatttatattgaAAATAGTTAGAAATTCTATTAGCAAGTTATGCTTGTTCtgctttaataattatattttctcataaaattcattcaaatcattGCTATTTGGagtagtggtattaaatggtaatgaaaaaccGTAAAAGTAAATGTTTTGATcaaagtttaattattttagaaaTGACATTTAGAGTATACTATAACATATTCTAGCAGCCTtaatcatcaacttaaaaactttGTTGAGGTGATTCCTTGACATTGACAGAGATGATACATTTCATACAAATTCACACTATACaacattttatttattaccTTTTAGTACCAATAACCAAACAGACGTCTAAAATTGTCACCATTTACTCATTTATATACTCCATTACTTATAATGTGTCCATTCTCGAAGGTGTACATAATACAAATAACTGGGAAATGTGACATTGTTATCATGTATTGCAGAACAAATCAAAGCATGGTAAGTCCCCCAATGGAGGAAGACAACACCCTAACACTAAGAGCACATCTGAAAACAAGGGTGCTTTACCACCAAGAAGGCCATCAGTGAACCAATTTGGCTTGAAGAGTAAACGAACAACTCTTACACCAAGCTAAATATGTCGAATTTCGACAAGATTATTGGAAGGGAACAATATCTAGCGAGCTGAAGTTCTGTATGGAAGAGCAAACTCTGCATTAAGTTCTAACATTGAAGAACTTCAATGATATGTAAATTTAAGAAGCTTCTGGAGTCTGGCCTACAACCATCATTTCATTTCCATCAATGCCATAAGTTTAATGACATTGAAGGTTTCTGGTTTTGCAAGTTCCCAAATGCCCCATAAGTTGTACATATATTATGTATTCATTGTGATTCAGAACTTGTTTGTTATTTGGTTGATTCTTTTTCTGTAATGTAATGTAATGTAATGGGAGtttttatttagtatatttCCATGTAAATGTAGCCTTGTgagttaattttgatttttatcacATTAATCAATTTTATCCATTTTCAAAAGGAGAATTCAAGTAAATTGTACTTGGTAGATAGGCATTTGAGGAAAACAAAAGGATGTATTGTGGACGGCCaggtttaaaagaaaatttggaaaaaataagattatttaacaacttaattccaaaaataagtttcgtgaaaacttaattcccaaaataagcttctgTACATTTAAACTTAGCCTCGGTTTtagtcgctgttattaacagcgaaagaacaaaaaaaaataaaataaaaagcttaagtcgctcttactaacaacgacttaaggagttgaccagtcaatttcttaagtcgctgttagtaactacGACTTaagctttttatttatttatttattttttgtacgaagtaaactagccgttgttaattagaaaaatagccgttacgaacttgaaaatagccgttgtaatgatattctataaataactccatcatttccctacttcattATATGTACTCTACATCATTCTTGTACAAATTGAATCAATTtataaaggtaacataaggtattatgttagttttactctcaatttataaatgttaatatttttttttgaaagttaaCTTACGTTACTATGTTATATGTATtccgtagatgtcaaaggagcattcttaatctcaacttcataaccacaatcacaaagctcttcaatacaatgctcctttgacatctacggaATACCTATAACATAGTAACGTAagtaaacttttaaaaaaaatattattggcAAAAATGTCAAGGGGCAAAGCCCCGTTCCACCCTCTTGTAAGTTTCGTCCCTGCTTCTTTTGGTTTAAATTAGTTgtgtaacggcccggttcaAGTGACCCGGGCaaacatatgaaaacatgatcccgGTTCACATAATGGACACTAAAGAACCATCTTTACTTGGATCGTCagcgttccgtcgataaaggaATATAACTAAGACAGAAAACAGTCTCAAgcggaaaaagaagaaaaaacaagtcagcggaagtcttttaCATacactcgagagcctaaaggtcTCTAAAAAACCTAATTGAgatagcggaagcgaaaaggAAACTACACAATCGTCTGGTActtaaatacaaaatttttttctactcataatctaattCAAACgataatagcatagtcttgatgattacgggttctaaacTGA belongs to Amaranthus tricolor cultivar Red isolate AtriRed21 chromosome 17, ASM2621246v1, whole genome shotgun sequence and includes:
- the LOC130804564 gene encoding uncharacterized protein LOC130804564: MGETTCVMNPFSYSTTSHFPNEENTIMYELGESISFGRFVCEDLEWEKWSSFNSSNSNRNRYVAEAEKYSKPGSVAQKKAYFEAHFKRMAALKAAALLEQANNSAPFGSSDSTQILNLSSSLNVQIPAAHYQHSDEIVKKGDNSVTGRFVVHQNELYLNVSDDEFDRNVNNQKEMASIPPPLPPPPPHDHSKKENASILQPLPPPPPHDHKKKEKASLPPPLPPPPPLEHIMKDLVPPPPPPPPLEHIKKDLVPPPPPPPPLDHIKKDVEPSLPPPPSPPVLPHDHHKKEVDATMPSPPPPRKQNLSQKIEIIKNQNVCARKEESSEIKPLLQEKKFVKEEASAEIAAVKKNPPLSSYISSTIIDGRGKDNASLFAPSPARSSTSNTNIHPGKENFATPIKSKSPINYDSHKKKTPLRMSINREFNRILSPVIKKLGSSSKTSTPSKSPSKGSMNNIPQHQPMTPDLSKRGAPTSPSTSRSKISSPIIPNSFCLTGDRTARRKQKLEEKFNAVTATEKAPQSSKFKEKAEAELSKFRQSFCFKAISSPDYYGDNGTFRSPKHKNKSKHGKSPNGGRQHPNTKSTSENKGALPPRRPSVNQFGLKSKRTTLTPS